GGGCGTGGCCATGCGAGGAGCTGATGAGAAAGTGAGATTGATAGACGCAAGCTGCCGCAGAAGCAGCTTACGCGGCAAAAGATACGGTGCGCGGCCGATATAGGCGGCATGCAGCGTTTCTGGAACTCGTATCTTGGCTTTCTCGCCGGACATTCCATCTACTTTCCTTCTTTTCCATGCTGAAATCTGTACTGCCGATTACCCTGGCGCTGGGGGGCGCCTTGCTGCTGGCGCCAGCCGCCCAGGCCCAGAAAACCTACCTGCACTGCGGCCGCCTACTCGACATGCGCCAGGACCGCGCCCAAACTGAAATGACCGTGGTGGTGGAAAACGGCCGCATCGTGGCCGTGGAGCGCGGCTACACCGCACCGGCCGCGGCGCAGGATAAGGTTGTCGACCTGAAAAACCGCACCGTGCTGCCCGGCCTCATCGACTGCCACGTGCACCTGGAGGGCGAAACCAGCAAGGACAACTACCTCAAGGAATTCACCCAGAACCCCGCCGACGTGGCCTTTGGCGCCCTGGAACACGCCCGCAAAACCCTGCTGGCCGGCTTCACGACGGTGCGCGACCTGGGCGGCTCGGGCGTCAACATTGCCCTGCGCAACGCCATCAACCGGGGGCAAGTGGTGGGGCCGCGCGTGTTTACGGCCGGCAAGGCTATTTCGGGCACGGGCGGCCACATGGACCCCACCAATGGCTACCGCCTCGACCTGATGGGCATGCCCGGCCCGCCCGACGGCGTAGCCAACGGCCCCGACCAGGCCCGGCAGGCCGTGCGCGAGCAGTACAAGCGCGGGGCCGACCTCATCAAAATTGCCAGCACCGGCGGGGTGTTGTCGGTGGCCAAAGACGGCTCGGCGCCCCAGTTTACCGAAGACGAAATACGGGCGGTGGTGGAAACGGCGCGGGATTTTGGCCTGCCGGTGGCCTGCCACGCCCACGGGGCCGAGGGCATGAAGCGGGCCATCCGGGCGGGCGTGACCAGCATCGAGCACGGCACGCTGATGGACGACGAAACCATGAAGCTGATGAAGCGGTACGGCACCTGGTACGTGCCCACCATTACGGCGGGCAAGTCGGTGGCCGACTCGGCCAAGATTACGGGCTACTACCCGCCCCTGGTGACGCCCAAAGCCCTGGCCATCGGGCCCAAGCTACAGGGCACGTTTGGGCGGGCCTACAAAGCCGGGGTGAAGATTGCCTTCGGTACCGATGCCTCGGTGTTTCGGCACGGCGTGAATGCCCTGGAGTTCCGCTACATGGTGGAGGCGGGCATGCCGGCCGTGGAAGCCTTGCGCAGTGCCACCGCGGCGGCGGCCGAGCTGCTGGGCCAAACCGCCAACCTCGGCACCCTGGAGCCCGGCAAGCTGGCCGACGTGGTGGCCGTGCAGGGCGACCCAACCCAGGATATCAACGCCATGCAGCAGGTGAAGTTTGTGATGAAGCAGGGCGTGGTGTACCGGCAGGAGTAACTCGTGTAGCACATGTAAGAATAGTCATCCGCTTGTAAGCAGCCGCTGGCCCGAAGCATAATCCGCGCCATCAGATACCTACCCATCAGCCTTCACCTTCTCGCGTCGTCATCAAACCCACTGCTTCTTCACGTGCTTCTGGCTCCCGGCTGCTGCGCCTGCTGGGGCTCGGGTTTGGCCTGGCCATTGTGGTGGGCGGCACTACGGGCACGGGCATCCTGGTGACGCCCGCCGAAATAGCCGCCGCGGCCGGCTCGCCGAGCCTTACGCTGTGGTACTGGCTGATTGGGGGCGGGTTTACGCTACTGGCGGCTTTGCAGCTGGCTGAGCTGGGCGCCATGCTGCCCCAGGCCGGGGGCTGGATGGGTTACGCCGAGCGGGCTTTCGGGCGGTACGTGGGCTACGTGGTGGGCTGGAGCGACTGGGTGAGCAGCTGCGTAACCGGTGCCCTGGTGGCCCTGCTCAGCGCCGAGTTTCTGAACCAGCTGCTACCGGCGGGCTGGCCTCTCTCGCCCAAGCTGGGAGCCTTGCTGGTGGTAGCGGGCTTTGGGGCGGTGCAGTGGTGGGGCCTGCGCGCCGCCAGCCGCACCCAGGAGCTGACGTCGGTGCTGATGGGCGGGGTGCTGGCCGCCGTGCTGGTGGGCTCCTGGCTGCTGCTGCCGGCGGCTCCCGCAGCGGCCCAGCCGCCCACCTCCGACGCGCCCACGGCCGCCGCGGTGGTAGCCGCCTTTCAGGCCGTGGTGTTTGCCTACGACGGGTGGTACGCCGCCATCTACTTCGCCGAGGAAGACTACGACCCCGCCCGTGACTTGCCCCGGTCCTTGCTGCTCGGCGTGGGACTGATTCTGCTCACCTACCTGGCCCTAAACGCCGAGCTGCTGCGGGTGCTGTCGTTCGGGCAGCTCACGGCCTCGCCCCTGCCCCTGGCCGACGTAGCAGCCCGGCTGGCCGGGCCCGCGGGCCGGGTGGCCGTGCTGGGGCTGGCCTTGTGCGCCCTGGGCGGAGTGCTGAACTCGGTGCTGCTGATGGCCACGCGGGTGCTGTTTGCCCTGAGCCGGGACGGCCTGCTCAGCCCACGCCTGGCGCGGGTGTCGGCGGCGGGCACGCCCCGGCCGGCGCTGGCCGTGGCGGTGGTGGTTACGGCCGTTTTGGTGCTCAGCGGCACGGCCGAGCAGCTGCTGGCCATTACCAGCATCCTGTTTGTGGCCTACTACGCCACGGGTTTTGCGGCGGTGCTGGTGCTGCGCCGCCGGGAGCCGCACCTGCCGCGCCCCTTCCGGGCCTGGGGCTACCCGGTCACGACGGGGGTGGTACTGGCGGGAGCCGGGGCGTTTCTCGGGGCCAACATCCTGGCCGATCCGGGTAGCAGCTGGTGGGCCGGGCTGCTGGTGCTGGTCAGCTACCCCGCCTACCGCTGGGTGCGGCGGGGGCGTGAGGCGGCGTAGCCGGCGGCACCTGCCAGTGGCCTGCGCCGCCGGTGGCTGCTCACTACCTGGAAACAGGTATATGATATAGGTAGGTCTTTCTATAGATTCGCCCTCAATTCCTAGCTTTTCACGCGCTTCTCTATGCTTCGTTACTCTATCCTTGCCGCCGGCCTGCTCCTGGCTGGGCAGGTGGCGGCTCAAAACGAGCTGCCCAGCACTCCTCAGCCCGGCAATCTGCCAGGGCCCGCCACCCGTCCGGCCCCGGCGGCTCCTACTCCGGTCTTCGCGCCGGAGCGCACCAGCCTGTACTCCCGCTCCACGCTGGGCATCGACCTGGGCTGGGGCGCTCCTTACGGCTGGGGTATCAGCTACGCCTACCTGGTGGGCCCCGGCACCGACGTTACGGCTGGCCTGGGCATCGGGGTGGGCGGCAAAATAGGCATCGGGGTGCGGCACTACCTGGCGCCGCTGCACAAACTCTCGCCCTACTTCGGCCTGAACCTGGCCCGCACCGGCCGCGTCGATGAGGTGACGCTCACGCTCGACGAAGGCCTGCCTACGGAGGAAACCGTTACCTACGTGCAGCCGCCCAGTGGGGTGCTGCACCTGCGCTCCGGGCTGCGCTGGCAGCCGGGGCGGGTGGGCCTGCTGGGCACGCTGGGCTACGGTGTGCGGCTTTCCGGCGACCCAGCCACCTACGCCGCGCCCGGCTCTACCCCTTCACCACGCATGCGGCAGCTGATGCGCATCATCGGGCCGGGCGGCCTCGAAGTTTCGCTGGGCATGGCCATTGCGCTGAGTCCGCGCTAGGCAGTGGCCGGGGCCAGGGCGGGCGGGGTGTTGTATCCCTGCCCGGCCTGGTTTGCGTATGGAAGGCTTTCGTTCTGAATTTTCCTTCCGTACCTATGAAAAAAGACGTTCCGGCTACTCTGGTCAAAGAATTTATCAAGCATAAGCTTACCCTGGCCCTGGCCGAAAGCTGCACCTGCGGCATGGTTGCCTCCCAGCTGGCGCCGGCCGAGGGCGTCAGCAATGTGCTGCTGGGCTCCGTCGTAACCTACCACCCTGAGGCCAAGCAGCAGCTGCTAGGCGTGAAGAAGTCCACGCTTACCACCTACTCGGCCGAAAGCCAGCAGACCACCAACGAAATGGCCCAGGGCCTGCACCGCCAGCTGCCCCACGCCGATGTGTGCGTGGCCGTAACCGGCCTCTGCGGCCCCGGCGAGTCGGTTACGCCCGACAAGCCCGTGGGCACCGTTTTCGTTTCCATCCTCTTCCAGGGCCAGGCCCACGAGTACCGCCAGCAGTTTGAAGGCACCGGCGACCGGGTGCGCGAGCAAGCCACCGAGTTTATCTACCAAAAGCTGCAAGAGCTGCTGAACCGCCACCAAGACGCGCCGGGGGAGTGAGTTTTTAGAAGTGAGAAGATAGAGGTGAGAAGCGAGAAGTGAGAAGTGAGACAGGAGAATAGTAGCCCCAGCGGGGCGGCACATCGGTAGAAATTAGCATCTAATGCATGTTCAAAGCCCCAGCGGGGCGACACCTACGCGTTGTGGGTGTCGCCCCGCTGGGGCTTAGTGGTTCTTCTGCTTTAACCTTTGCTACCGATATGCCGCCCCGCTGGGGCTACACATCTACCTTCACTCATTTACTCACTTACTCATCCACTCATTCGCTCATTTTCCCCTCCTCACCAGCATGAGCTTGAGGTTGAGCCGAACTACGTCGCCCATGGTGCGGCAGGAGGTGAACTGCTGGGTGGCGTGGTGGCGGTTTAGCTCGACTTTCAGCTGCTCCACTTTGGCGGGCGGCGACACCTCATCCTGGCGCAGGCAGTCGATGAGGTCTTTGAGGCGGTACCGCTCGGAGCGGGCCCGGCGGGCCATCAGGGTACGTTCCTCGGCCTGGTACTGCCGGATGGAGTCGGCGGTGAGTAGCTGGCTGCACAGCTGCACCACGGGTCGGTTGTCCTTGAAAAACTGCGGCAGGTACATGGTTTTCTTGCCCTCGTAGCACTGCTGGTCGAAGTCGATGGCCCGCACGCGGTACTGCTCGTCCTCGAAGTCGGGGGTGATGTCGACCACGTAGTTGTAGGCCCGCATGTCGCCGAGCAGGCGGGCAAAGCACCGCTCGTTGAACTTGACAAACTCCTTGGCGATGCGCACCTGGTTGAGGTGGGGCCGCGGCAGATGCTGGCGGATAAAGTCGTCGCCGGGGATGCCGGCAATGTGCTCCTCAATCAGCGTATCGCCGCTTACTAGGTAGTTCATGGAGTTGGGCGATAATACGTGTTCCAGCTCCAGGCCGTACACGCGGGAGGCATCGGCTCGCTTCACGTAGAAGTAGTCGTAGTTGTCGTTGAGCTGGTTGACGATGCGCACCCGAAACGGGTTGGAGTTGCCGAAGCGGCAGTAGTCGATACGGTCGGCCAGCAGGTGGTCGGTAAACGACAGGTCGCCGGCCGTTTTCAGCAGGGCATACACCTGGGCCAGGCCCTCGCTCAGCTCACGCAGCATGTGGGGCTCGTAGAACACAGTTTCCCACAGGGTATCGCGCCCCTGGCGGTCGAGCAGCGGAAACGCCCCGGAGATGCGCGTCAGGTCGGCGTAGGTTACAGGCAGGCTGGTTTCCCGGTCGTAGCGGTGCAGGTACTCGCGCAGCGGCCTCGTAATGGCGTAGCTGATTTTCTTCTTGGAAATGGCAGTCAAAGGGCGATGGTGGTGATGAAGTGATGGGACGATGAAACTGGCGGCCGACTTCTGGCCTATGGCGAGGCGTCGGCCCGCCGGTGGATGGGGTCAGTTTTCCGACTGATAGTCACCGAAGGCAGTCAGCAGGCACTGCGCCGTATATCCTGGTAGTGGGCCAGAAAGATGTAACGCGAAGTTGTACTTCGCGACGTGTTAGAACAAAATCGTGTGGTAACGCGCTAACGCGTCGCGAAGTACAACTTTGCGTTACAGTCTTCTAGCGCAGGCAACTGCCTCACGTGGCTTCTACGGCCGATAACCGCCTTCAGCGGCTGCCAGCCGGGAAACTGGCCCCAGCCACTGGCGGGCTGACGCCTCGCCACAGACGGGAAGTCGGCCGCCAGTTTGTCGCCAGCTCATCAATCATCTTGTCGCTCATTCTTTAAAACGTCTAACTTCGCGGAGCTACATCTTTTACTTTGCGCCGCGCTATGAAAAAACTGCTGCTCACGAGCTTTCTACTTCTCTTGTGTCCGGTATTGTCGCCGGGCTGGGGCTTTTTTGCGCACCGCACCATCACGCAGCTGGCCGTGTACTCGCTGCCGGCTCCCATGCGCGGCTTCTACTACCGCCATATGCCGGAGCTGGTACACCTGAGCACTGCCGCCGATGAGCGCCGCGACGCCGAGCCCACGGAGGCCAGCAAGCACTTTATTTACATGGACCACTACGGCGACGACCCGTTTGGGCTCATGCCCAAAAGCTGGGACAAGGCCACGGCCAAGTACACCGCCGACACCTTGCAGAAGTACGGCACCATGCCCTGGGCCATCCTGGGCGTGAAGGAAAAGCTGACGGAAGCCTTCCGCCAGCGCGACACGGCCGCCATTGTGCGCCTCTCTGCCGACCTGAGCCACTACGTCGGGGATGCGTATGCCCCGCTGCATACCACCATCAACTACGACGGGCAGCTAACCAAGCAGGAAGGCATTCAGACCCTGTGGGAGCATAAACTGCCCGAGCGCCACATTGCCGAGTATAAGCTCGACAACGAGCCGGCCAAGTACGTGAAAGACCCGTTGTCGGCCATTTGGCAAGTGGTGCAGGAGTCGTACGGCTTCCTGGGGGCCACCTTTGACTTTGAAGAGCAAGTTACCCGCAAGTTCACGCCCGAAACCAAATACGTTTTCAGCCATAAATACGGCAAAACCCGCCGCGCCTACTCCGATGCTTTTGCCGATGCCTACCACGAAAAGCAGGTGGGCGGCATGATAGCCTTCCGGCTGCGGCTGGCTCCCACGCTGGTCGGCTCCCTGTGGCTGACGGCCTGGAAAGACGCCGGCAGCCCCGACCTTAACGGCCTGCTCGCCAAGAAACCCACCAAGGAGGAAAATGAAAAGCTGGATGAGGAGCTGAAAGCTTGGAAAGACAACCAGCTGGTTTCCCAGCAGATCCTGGCGGCGCTGAAAAAGGAAAAAGCCCGGGAGCGGCCCGACCTCATCAATGCGGCCAAGGACATGCCGCCCCCTCCCACCGAGGAAGCTGCCGCTCCGGCGGCTACGCCGGCCGCCGCGCCGGCCGCGGGAGCCCCGCCCGTGCCCGGCGCCCCCACCCCGCCCGCGGGCACCGAGAAAGTGAAGGTGAAAGCCAAGCCCGCCGACGGCCCCGCCCAAAAAGCCAAAACCAAAGCCGCCGACAAACCCGCCAAAAAGAAAAAGCCAGCCGCCGACGGCTGGGATACCCCGGCTGGCTCCGGCTGGTAAGGGCCACATCGGAAGACGGCAGCGGAGCGACGAAAGCGCCAAAACGGCTGCATCTTTTCTTTTGCGCGAGTATTTCTCGGGCCTCCACGCACCCACAAGGGCTTGCCAGCTGGCAGGCCCTTGCTGGTTTATGCCGGATGAGCTTTGCCGCTAACTGCCGTGCAGCCAGCCAGATGCAGAAAAAACCACGGTTGAGCTAAAGTAAACCTACCATCGTTAATAGGTATAATACACTGTAAATCAGAGCTATATAATCAGACAAAAGCCCGAATTCTGTACCGCTGCCCGTGGGTGCCAGCCGTACTGCTACCTGAGCTTACTGGCTTCGTGCTCTTTTTTTCAACCAACTCACTCACGCTATGATCCTACGCTATGACCGGCTGGCCGTAGAGCTGCCCAAACCCAAAAATCCGTCGCCCAATGACGCGGCGGCGGTGCAGGAACTGCTCGGCGGTAAGTACGGCGAGATGTCGACGCTGATGAACTACACGTTCCAGTCGTTCAATTTCCGCGGCCGCAACCGCCTGCGGCCCTTCTACGACCTGACCTGTAGCATTGCGGCCGAAGAGTACAGCCACATCGAGGCCGTAAGCTACGCCATCAACCTGCTGCTCAATGGCCAGACGCCCCGCGGCAAAGACCCGGTGCCCGGTCCGCTCAAGGAAATGGCCGACGCCCGCAACTCTTACCACTTCCTGAGCAGCGCCCAGGCAGCCGTGCCCTTCGACTCGATGGGCAACCCCTGGACCGGGCAGTACGTGCACGCCAGCGGCAACCTGAAGCTGGACCTCTTGCACAACTTCTTTTTGGAGTGCGGGGCCCGCGCCAACAAGATGCGGGTGTACGAGATGGTGACGGACCCCTGCGCCCGCACCATGATAGGCTACCTGCTGGTACGCGGCGGCCTGCACGTGGTGGCTTATGCCAAAGCCCTGGAGAAACTGACCGGGGTGGAAGTAAGCAAGCTGGTGCCCGTACCCGACCTGAGCAACGACGCCTTCCCGGAAGCCAAGAAGCTCCAGGACCAGCAGAAGCTGCACCTCAAGCTCTACACCTTCAGCCCCGACGACTACGGGCAGGTAGGTCAAATCTGGAACGGCCAGCACCCCGAAGATGGTCAGCCCCTGCAAGTGCTGCAAGGCGGCCTGATGGGCGTGCCTTACCCCGAGCTGGATGAGGAGCCCCAGCTCAGCTCGCCCGGCGCCGACGACTACGACCCCGAAATGTTCAAGGACATAGCCAAAAAGATGGGCGTGAAGCTGTAAGTTCTATCTGCTGCGGCAGCTACAACCCGTAGACACCCAACTCGTCAGCCGCACTAGTGGCGGGCGGGTTGGGTGTTTTTTTGGCAGCGTGGTAGAAGTCCCACGTGTCAGCTACCAAAAACGGATTACAATTTTTTAATCCTCTCGTCATCCACACGCGCAGTGTCTGGTGCCGAGTGCCAGTTCTGCGTAGCTTCGGCCCGTTGAAGATTCATTCCACGCTTACACGCTCTGGTATGGCTGGCTCTGTCTTGCTGCGTACTTCCCTGCTCCTGGCCGTATCGGTGGCTGCGCTGCCGGCCTGCAATCAGTCGCCGCCCGCGGCCGAAAAGCCGGACGCTCCGGCGGGGACGCCGCAGGTGCCCGGCCCCGACCTTACGGCCCTTACCGACTCCAACGCCGCGGCCCTGCTCACGGCCTACTGGCAGCAGCACCCGGCCCGGGAGGTGCTGCTCCAGACCCGGCACGGCAACATGCGCATCCGCCTCTACGACGACACGCCCATCCACACGGCCAACTTCCTGCTGCTCAGCCGCAAAGGGGTGTTTAACGAAACTGTGTTCAACCGCGTGGTGAACGGCTTTGCCATTCAGGGCGGCACCTCCGACCACCGCACCATTCGCATCCGGGAGTACCGCCTGCCGCCCGAAATCCGGCCCCAGCACTTCCACAAGCGCGGGGCCGTGGGCATGGCCCGCTACGACGGCAAAGAAAACCCCGGCAAGCTGTCCTCCAACAACGACTTCTACATCGTGCAGGGGCAGAAGCTGACGCCCGCCCAGGCCCAGGCCGCCGCCGGCCGCAAGCTCACTCCGGAGCAGCTCCAAGCCTACGCCACCATAGGCGGCACCCCCAGCCTCGACGGCCAGTACACGGTGTTCGGCGAGGTGGTCGAAGGCCTCGACGTCATCGACAAAATTGCCGCTGAGCCCGTGGATACTGACAAGTGGCCGAAAAAGGACGTGGACATCAAGGTGAAAGTATTGTAGGGGCGCGTTGCACGCGCCGGCCAGGCTGTGTAGTGTAGCTGCACTTGAAGCTGCTTAGCACTCCATTCGGGCCAGAGCACTTGCCCTACCGACGGGCGCGTGCGACGCGCCCCTACCGCCGTATTTGCACCAGCTGGGTTTTGAGCCTGTCGCCGGGCTGGAGCTGAAGCAGCTCGCGCAGCTCGGCGCGGGTGTAGCCAATGGTCACGGCGCTGGGCCGGAAGTCGGGTTGGGTGAGGTCGGCGTCGGCGGACGGGGCTTCCTTACTGGCCGGGTGCAGGTAGGCACTGTCGGGCGTGACGCGGAACAGGTGGTAGAAGAAGTAGCGCGTGGCGGTGGTATCGTCCTGGGGGCGGAAACGCACCACGTACACGTCGCCCACTTGCGGGTTGGCTACTTGTTCTTCGAGATTCTCGGCGCGGGAACAGCCGGCCAGCAGTAGGGCCAGGCACAAGGTCTTTTTCATGCGGGCAAGGTACGCAAGCCGGGGTGGCAGAAGCACCCGCCGGCCCCAACCGCCCACAAAAAAGCGGCCCGCAGAATCTGCGGGCCGCTGTAGCTGCGCCTATAGCTGGAGAAGTATTCGAGCACCAAGTCTACCACACTTTGGCGCGGTCGGCCTGGGCGCGCACCATTTTGGCGTCTTCCTTGCAGCCGAAGGCTTCGTAGAACTGGGGCATGTTCATCAGGGGGCCGCTGGTGCGGTACTGGGCCGGGGAGTGCGGGTCGGTCAGGACTTGCTGGCGCAGATACTCGGGGCGGGCGTTAGTGCGCCAAATCTGGGCCCAGGCCAGGAAGAAGCGCTGCTCCGGCGTGAAACCATCGTACTTGGGGCGCGGAGCCGCGCCGTATTTCTTTTGCAGCTGCTTTTGCAGGGCCGAGTAGGCAATGCTCAGGCCACCGAGGTCGGCCAGGTTTTCGCCCATGGTCAGCTTGCCGTTCACGTACACCGAGTCCAGGGGCGAAAAGGCCGAGTATTGCTTGCCCACCATGTCGGCCCGCTGCTCAAACTTCTGAGCGTCTTCCTTGGTCCACCAGTCGCGCAGGTTGCCCTGGGCGTCGTACTGCCGGCCCTGGTCGTCGAAGCCATGGGTGATTTCGTGGCCGATGACGGCGCCCATGCCGCCGTAGTTTACCGCGTCGTCGGCCTTGGGGTCGAAGAAGGGGGGCTGCATGATGCCGGCCGGAAACACGATTTCGTTCATGCTGGGGTTGTAGTAGGCATTCACCGTGGGCGGGGTCATGCCCCACTCCTGCCGGTCAATCGGCTTGCCCAGCTTGCTGATATTGTCACGATACGCCCATTCGCGGGCGGCCAGCACGTTTTTCAGGTAGGACTCCCGCGAAATCTGCAAGGCCGAGTAGTCTTTCCACTTGTCGGGGTAGCCTATTTTTACCGTGAAGGCGTTCAGCTTCTTCATGGCCTCCTGCTTGGTGGCGTCGCTCATCCAGTCGAGTTGCTGGATATGCTCGCCCATAGCCTCCTTGATGTTGGCCACCATCTCCAGGGCCTTCTGCTTAGCCTCGGGCGTGAAGGCTTTTTCCACGTACACCTGCCCGAAGGCCTCGCCCAGGGCCGCGTCCGTCGAGCGCAGCATGCGCTTCCAGCGGGGCTGCTGCTTTTTGGCACCGGTCAGTACCTGCGAGAAGCGAAAGGCCTCGTCGCCGAACGCCTTGGGCA
This region of Hymenobacter sp. YIM 151500-1 genomic DNA includes:
- a CDS encoding zinc dependent phospholipase C family protein, with the protein product MKKLLLTSFLLLLCPVLSPGWGFFAHRTITQLAVYSLPAPMRGFYYRHMPELVHLSTAADERRDAEPTEASKHFIYMDHYGDDPFGLMPKSWDKATAKYTADTLQKYGTMPWAILGVKEKLTEAFRQRDTAAIVRLSADLSHYVGDAYAPLHTTINYDGQLTKQEGIQTLWEHKLPERHIAEYKLDNEPAKYVKDPLSAIWQVVQESYGFLGATFDFEEQVTRKFTPETKYVFSHKYGKTRRAYSDAFADAYHEKQVGGMIAFRLRLAPTLVGSLWLTAWKDAGSPDLNGLLAKKPTKEENEKLDEELKAWKDNQLVSQQILAALKKEKARERPDLINAAKDMPPPPTEEAAAPAATPAAAPAAGAPPVPGAPTPPAGTEKVKVKAKPADGPAQKAKTKAADKPAKKKKPAADGWDTPAGSGW
- a CDS encoding amidohydrolase family protein, whose protein sequence is MLKSVLPITLALGGALLLAPAAQAQKTYLHCGRLLDMRQDRAQTEMTVVVENGRIVAVERGYTAPAAAQDKVVDLKNRTVLPGLIDCHVHLEGETSKDNYLKEFTQNPADVAFGALEHARKTLLAGFTTVRDLGGSGVNIALRNAINRGQVVGPRVFTAGKAISGTGGHMDPTNGYRLDLMGMPGPPDGVANGPDQARQAVREQYKRGADLIKIASTGGVLSVAKDGSAPQFTEDEIRAVVETARDFGLPVACHAHGAEGMKRAIRAGVTSIEHGTLMDDETMKLMKRYGTWYVPTITAGKSVADSAKITGYYPPLVTPKALAIGPKLQGTFGRAYKAGVKIAFGTDASVFRHGVNALEFRYMVEAGMPAVEALRSATAAAAELLGQTANLGTLEPGKLADVVAVQGDPTQDINAMQQVKFVMKQGVVYRQE
- a CDS encoding CinA family protein, with the translated sequence MKKDVPATLVKEFIKHKLTLALAESCTCGMVASQLAPAEGVSNVLLGSVVTYHPEAKQQLLGVKKSTLTTYSAESQQTTNEMAQGLHRQLPHADVCVAVTGLCGPGESVTPDKPVGTVFVSILFQGQAHEYRQQFEGTGDRVREQATEFIYQKLQELLNRHQDAPGE
- a CDS encoding peptidylprolyl isomerase, with protein sequence MAGSVLLRTSLLLAVSVAALPACNQSPPAAEKPDAPAGTPQVPGPDLTALTDSNAAALLTAYWQQHPAREVLLQTRHGNMRIRLYDDTPIHTANFLLLSRKGVFNETVFNRVVNGFAIQGGTSDHRTIRIREYRLPPEIRPQHFHKRGAVGMARYDGKENPGKLSSNNDFYIVQGQKLTPAQAQAAAGRKLTPEQLQAYATIGGTPSLDGQYTVFGEVVEGLDVIDKIAAEPVDTDKWPKKDVDIKVKVL
- a CDS encoding M13 family metallopeptidase, encoding MKKRNHLTLLAVAATGLALAGCASSTPATTAASTTTAPAATPAPAADPKGVGLNVANVDLSVNPCDDFFHYASGNWLKNNPVPAAEVRWGSFNELGDKNNAVMRQILDEAAANTSAAKGSNLQKVGDFYASAMDSAAIEAAGLKYVKPYLDRIAAAKTLADLQRLQFDPKAHTGGSWFGMYVGQDDKKSDEYAVQMFQGGLSLPDRDYYLKDDPRSKAIRAAYQTYLVNTFKLLGDSEAAAQKNAATVLRLETRLAKASRTRVALRDPNANYNKITVAQLGKNYPNLGLPQGLKQAGLGQATTVIVGQPEFLKEVNTMFKTEPLADQKTYLRWHTVSSVTQALPKAFGDEAFRFSQVLTGAKKQQPRWKRMLRSTDAALGEAFGQVYVEKAFTPEAKQKALEMVANIKEAMGEHIQQLDWMSDATKQEAMKKLNAFTVKIGYPDKWKDYSALQISRESYLKNVLAAREWAYRDNISKLGKPIDRQEWGMTPPTVNAYYNPSMNEIVFPAGIMQPPFFDPKADDAVNYGGMGAVIGHEITHGFDDQGRQYDAQGNLRDWWTKEDAQKFEQRADMVGKQYSAFSPLDSVYVNGKLTMGENLADLGGLSIAYSALQKQLQKKYGAAPRPKYDGFTPEQRFFLAWAQIWRTNARPEYLRQQVLTDPHSPAQYRTSGPLMNMPQFYEAFGCKEDAKMVRAQADRAKVW
- a CDS encoding APC family permease; amino-acid sequence: MVGGTTGTGILVTPAEIAAAAGSPSLTLWYWLIGGGFTLLAALQLAELGAMLPQAGGWMGYAERAFGRYVGYVVGWSDWVSSCVTGALVALLSAEFLNQLLPAGWPLSPKLGALLVVAGFGAVQWWGLRAASRTQELTSVLMGGVLAAVLVGSWLLLPAAPAAAQPPTSDAPTAAAVVAAFQAVVFAYDGWYAAIYFAEEDYDPARDLPRSLLLGVGLILLTYLALNAELLRVLSFGQLTASPLPLADVAARLAGPAGRVAVLGLALCALGGVLNSVLLMATRVLFALSRDGLLSPRLARVSAAGTPRPALAVAVVVTAVLVLSGTAEQLLAITSILFVAYYATGFAAVLVLRRREPHLPRPFRAWGYPVTTGVVLAGAGAFLGANILADPGSSWWAGLLVLVSYPAYRWVRRGREAA
- a CDS encoding manganese catalase family protein, with translation MILRYDRLAVELPKPKNPSPNDAAAVQELLGGKYGEMSTLMNYTFQSFNFRGRNRLRPFYDLTCSIAAEEYSHIEAVSYAINLLLNGQTPRGKDPVPGPLKEMADARNSYHFLSSAQAAVPFDSMGNPWTGQYVHASGNLKLDLLHNFFLECGARANKMRVYEMVTDPCARTMIGYLLVRGGLHVVAYAKALEKLTGVEVSKLVPVPDLSNDAFPEAKKLQDQQKLHLKLYTFSPDDYGQVGQIWNGQHPEDGQPLQVLQGGLMGVPYPELDEEPQLSSPGADDYDPEMFKDIAKKMGVKL